From the genome of Vitis riparia cultivar Riparia Gloire de Montpellier isolate 1030 chromosome 11, EGFV_Vit.rip_1.0, whole genome shotgun sequence:
TGCAACTTAAATGACttatatcaattaatatacATTGCCGACTCACTATTATTGAATAACTTAAAGCTTTTGAATCGTACCGATAACTTATCATTTAAGTCATAAGTTCAAGTGGTATATAAAATTGGCttattatcttataatttaagttttaaaattaaatgatcaTTTGATATAATATCATTTGAGGCTGTTCATGGCATGCTTCAGAGATGATCACCAAAAATCTTTTGTAAATCTTACATCACTTAATAAATGTCCTATAAGATTTTTTGGATGACTTCCCTGTATACTTGCCATTTAGGAAAGTGCCGTTGATTTGTCCCGTGACTTGACTTGATAAAAACTACACAATGACAACACAAATAAAGGAATGGATTCAAACAAAATGTACCCGGAAATCGCCAAATGCATAAAGGGTGACAGATGAATAAAGTTTCTCATTTGAGCTGTTTTCTCTTATTAGTTAGGGGTGGCTGTTGAGCTCATCTTCAACATTAACTGGGAGTCTGGGGGACACATCCACCCATGATCCGAAGCCCCAGATATGCTTATAAAATCCATCTCACTCGTCTCAGAATGTTCAAACAGAGAAATGGGCAAATCCCATTTGTGTCCCAAGGAATATAATGGAGTTGGCATACTGCCACTGGCATCTGCTTTGGCTGTATGCAGGAACCTCACCTCTAGGTTCTGGCTTTGGCGGTTTACGGTAACCACTACGAATATCCCATCTGGATGTTTCTATTGGCTCCTATGGCATTACTTGGTTCCATTTCCAAATGGCCAAAcaaccttatttttcattttattttttatttttttggggtcCAACTGGGAATCTTCCAGATGACCACAAAATCACTTTTGCTTCGTTTCCAGTGGTCTGATCACTGTCAACCTTGCTGTATAATTACGTACATATAGCTGGTATGAGTAGAGCATTGTATCAGCATCCCCACTATCTCAATGGACCAAAGAAATGGTAAAAGAGGCaagagttttttatttccaCAAACACCAGCGAAACTAGTTTAAGCAAAACACTTTTAGATCCATAATGAAATCAAAAGACTGGCTAGCAGCGATAAAACTAGAGGGATGGAATGCTCAGAGACACGAGGCACGATAAAAACCAAGGATTCAGATAGCTTTGATGATGTCATCAGCACTAGAAACAGTGATTCAGATAGCTTTGAGGATGTCATCAGCACTAGAAACAGTGAACTCTCCCCCAGCTTCAACGTTTGCAACCTTCACCTTAAGGTCATCCACCAAGAGGGCAAATCTCCTGGACCGAGTGCCGAGGCCTTTCTCTGAAAGATCAAGCTCAAGGCCAAGCGCATGCGTGTATGTTGCTGAGCCATCAGCCAGGAACTTCACATCCTTGTTATCAGGGTAAGTTTTTGCCCATGCCTTCATCACAAAGGGGTCATTAACTGCAAATAGgatcaaaaaccaaaattagcaaaaaaaacaaattgggGAAAAGTTAAGCTGCTTCATTCCCCACATTTAGTAACAAGACAAAGAGATTCAAGAGCTTTTCTGCTTGCTCCTTCAAAAAACTCATTCCACTATCTTtccaaccaaaaaataaaacataagacAATGCTCTTGTTTCAAACAAGATGTCAATGTTTCATCAAAACTTTAAACCAGATCTGACTTTGGGTTTACAAGGTTTTGAAGTTTAAATTCGACTCAGATTCACAGAAGCTAGCAACCCTTATGAATTCCTCCACTTCTGAAACATCAGGCAGGTGTAATGATGTGttcagaaagaaaaagaaaaccctgGCCAAAATGGTTCAAACATGCATTCAACATGGCAACAACCTACAGTTGGAGGGGCCCTGATGCATGATAAATAAGTGAGCTTATTTCTGAAATCCATTGAACTTTAACCAGGGAGTGGAATACTCTTTGTTCAAGTAGCATGTTGAA
Proteins encoded in this window:
- the LOC117925528 gene encoding peroxiredoxin-2 gives rise to the protein MAPIAVGDVIPDGTLAYFDEQDQLQQASVHSLAAGKKVIIFGVPGAFTPTCSVKHVPGFIEKAGELKSKGIDEILLLSVNDPFVMKAWAKTYPDNKDVKFLADGSATYTHALGLELDLSEKGLGTRSRRFALLVDDLKVKVANVEAGGEFTVSSADDILKAI